One genomic segment of Candidatus Deferrimicrobiaceae bacterium includes these proteins:
- a CDS encoding polyphenol oxidase family protein, whose amino-acid sequence MILPTFVQSPLLRSVPGIYHAFPGVDPKSGRKDAERLRTVFSIPPSVIGTLKQVHSANVLEWEEADAVRGRGGQREGDALWTAIPGTGVGVRTADCVPVLIADPGVPVCAAVHVGWRGFAAGIIEKTVRRLALRFGPASTRRLVAVAGPSARGCCYEIGEEVADLLRPLPGGGRFLFPGRTAGKWTADLSSLALEGLAAAGVPRTNLAATGPCTVCSPSFHSYRREKSWTGRQLSFIYIIDSFPPEIFPKRQETE is encoded by the coding sequence GTGATCCTCCCCACTTTCGTCCAGTCCCCCCTGCTCCGTTCCGTGCCCGGGATCTACCACGCCTTCCCGGGTGTCGACCCCAAGTCCGGGAGGAAAGACGCGGAGAGATTGCGGACCGTGTTCTCCATTCCGCCATCCGTGATCGGCACTCTGAAACAGGTCCACTCCGCGAACGTTCTGGAGTGGGAAGAGGCGGACGCGGTCCGGGGGAGGGGAGGACAGAGGGAGGGGGACGCCTTGTGGACCGCAATCCCGGGGACGGGAGTCGGGGTCCGGACGGCCGACTGCGTCCCGGTCCTGATCGCCGATCCCGGGGTGCCTGTGTGCGCCGCCGTCCATGTCGGATGGCGGGGGTTTGCCGCCGGGATCATCGAAAAGACCGTTCGCCGGCTCGCCCTGCGGTTCGGCCCCGCTTCGACGCGGAGACTCGTCGCGGTTGCCGGGCCTTCGGCCCGAGGGTGCTGCTACGAGATCGGGGAGGAGGTGGCCGACCTTCTTCGGCCGCTTCCCGGGGGAGGGCGCTTTCTCTTCCCGGGGAGGACCGCCGGGAAGTGGACGGCGGACCTCTCGTCCCTCGCCCTGGAGGGGCTGGCCGCCGCAGGGGTGCCAAGGACGAACCTTGCCGCCACCGGACCCTGCACGGTCTGCTCGCCCTCCTTCCATTCGTACCGCCGTGAAAAGTCCTGGACCGGCCGACAGCTAAGTTTTATCTATATCATTGATTCCTTTCCTCCGGAGATTTTCCCGAAACGACAGGAGACCGAATGA